The genomic region TAACCCCTAAACCATCCTTTTCTTTAGAATAAATCAGTTTCCCCCATATCATTTAGCATGATTGACTGGGCATTCTTTAAAAAGTAATTggggctgtcaagagattaaaaaaactaattgcgattaattgtgcaattaatcacgctgttaaacaataatagaataccgtttatttaaatatttttggatgttttccacattttcaaatatattgatttcaattataacacagaatacaaagtgcacagtgctcactttaaatttattttttattacaaatacttgcactgtaaaaaacaaaatagtatttttcaattcacctaatacacctctaccctgttataatgcgacccgatataaggcGGGTTCACATACAaagcggtaaagctctgacacactgctctgagcagcatgtaaagggtgccgggccaggccgggggttggataaggggcagagggtctcaggggcggtcaggggctcccccccaccccaggatctggaaggcaggaactgtgggagggcacttttgggggccccgcagtcccagagtagcccgggggattagtggggggccgggagcagcctgctctgcttccccaCTCTGGCCCTAGCCGttttgcttgggggagggggtttgggggaagggatcccccccgcaCTCCCCAGCAGCGAcagaagtggagcagcccggccccagccagctcccagccgcagtgctccacttcccgccacaggtgactACGGGGGGGCGTCCTTttcccaacctccccgcactcaccggagGTGGGAAGCGGAGGGCcactgctgggagctggcagggtggagtggggtggggccgcgtcactctgcttcccgccgcaaGTGGGTgtgggggcatcctttccccaacctccccacactcactggcAGTGGGAAGCGCAGCACcgcagctgggaggtggcagagtggagcgggctgcagccaggctgctctgcttcccgccgctgctggtgagtgcctatcggggggggataggggttggagcagtcaggggagttgggtagggggtggggttctgggggtgattagggacggaggtctctggagggggtggtcagggaacaagaaACAGGGGGGGctaaagcaagtttgatataatgcagtctcacctataacacggtgagattttttgtctcctgaagatcgcgttatatcagggtagaggtgtacaagtgctgtagtgcaatctctttatcatgaaagttaaagagatgtagaattatgtacaaaaaaacctgcattcaaaaataaaataatgtaaaactttagagcctacaagtccactcagtcctatttcttgttcagccaatcgctcagacaaacaagtttatttacatttgcaggagagaatgctgcccacttcttcttcacagtgtcacctgaaaatgagaacaggtgttcgcatggcactgttgtagccagtgtcaaaagatatttacatgccagatgcgctaaagattcacatgtcccttcatgcttcaaccacattTCCAAAGCACGTGCATCCATGCTgacgatgggttctgctcaatagcaatccaaagcagtgcagaagcatgttcattttcatcatctgagtcagatgccatgagcagaaggttgattttctttttcggtggtttgggttctgtagtttccgcattggagtgttgctcttttaagacttctgaaagcatgctccacacctcatctctctcagattctggcaggcacttcagattcttaaaccttgggtccagtgctgcagctatctttagaaaattcacattggtaccttctttgcattttgtcaaatctacagcacaagtgttcttaaaatgaaaaacatgtgctgagtcatcatccaagactactataacatgaaatatatggcagaatgtaggGAAAATAGAGCTGGAGACATAACGATTCTctctcaaggagttcagtcacaaatttaattaatgcatgatttttttaacgagtgtcatcagcatggaagcatgttctctggaatggtggccaaagcctgaaggggcatacaaatgtttggcatatctggcatgtaaatacctttcaATACCGGCTACAAAATtcccatgcaaatacctgttctcactttctggtgacattgtaaataagaagcgggcagcattatctcctgcaaatgtaaataaacttgtttgtcttagcgattggctgaacacaaagtaggactgagtggatttgtaggctctaaagttttacattgttttgtttttgagtgcacttatgtaacaaaaaaaaaatctacgtttgtaagttacactttcacaataaagagattgcattacagtacttgtatgaggtgaattgaaaaatacttttattttgtttatcatttttacagtgcaaatatttgtaaaaaaaataatataaagtgaacactgtacactttgtattctgtgttgtaattgaaatcaatatatttgaaaatgtagaaaaacatccaaaaatatttaataaatttcaattggtattctattatttaacagttcaattaaaactgtgattaattttttaattgcgattaatttttttagttaatcatgtgcgtgaactgcaattaatcaacagccctaaaagTAATTAAACATGACAGACTCAGATTTTCCCTTCATATATGGCTGCCATATGTTACATTCTGAGAGAGTAAAGTGCAAACAGGCTATTCActtttcttttaataataatattaaaataaagatATGCTTGGAAACACTAAAATTTGTAgacacatctacactgcagctataATGTAATTAGCCAAAGAATTGTAAACATGCAGAATTACAAATggattttctaaaaaaaatcccaaactacTCATTAAAAGCTGCACAGAGGCCTATGACTCACTTAAGTCCCACTTTATCACTAACTTCTCTAGTGTTTTTCCTGAAAGCTAAAGGAAGTATTGAGATTGCTTTTGTTACTTTAGAGCTGCAATTCAATGCTTGCAACTTCACACTAATGCGGAGGAGACACAGTAAGGCAAAGCCAGTGTGCACCACAAAATAtacattattcatttatttttaacaggtgCAGTTTCACTTTAATCATACACAAATTGATTAAGGATATTAGTAACATTTTGATAATATCTTAGTAATTGGAATCCTCGTTACACCAGTGTTGTGTGTGCAAATTGTGCATTGTCCGATTTTGCAGGGGTCATTTGTGCACAGCTGAAAGTGTAATGTTGTAAACTCATTTCTTTTCTGCAGtgttaatttattaaaataattagcacacatgggccagatccttagctggtgtaaactgacacagCTCCATTGGAGGACCTGGCCTTTTATGTATAGCTGAAGTTAAAAAGCTTTAAGTACATTTGTGTAGTAGGTAAGAAAAGAAAGCTTTAATTGTCTCTTCCCTTGTAAGTACCAGACATAGTTTCTTCTATTAATAAGTTTTGCTCATACTACTTTTATTGAATGGCTTTATTAGCAAATAAAGTTGCCCAAATGGGTTTTGTGTACAAATTATTGGCATGAtcctgaggtgctgagcaccatcacctgttgaagtcaacaggagatgATGACAGTGAATAAAACACAGCTGTTCAGCCTCACATCATCTATCACTTACGTGCAGAAATGGAAGCTGAGTTGGGACCTCACTGAGAGTTTCCTTAAAATTTCTTCTACTGAAAGACGAAACACCGTCCCTTTGAGGCCTGAGCCTCATTCAGTGGCATGAGCTCATGTTGTTCAGCTCAGTTTCAGACATGTTCCCACCCCAGAAATTAAATACTTGTTCAGTTGAGTTTGCTCCAGGAGAAAAGTCTACTTGCCAATTGACCTAGGCCTTGTCTGACTACACTAGAAAAATCAGTACAGAACAAACACACTTGAGCAACCACCCGGATGGGCAGTAGCATTGATGTAAGCATGGCTGAAGTGTTTAACCAAATGAGTCATGAAAATCTACTCTATGTTTCCATTACAGGGTGGTAAGATACCTGAGCCCTATCTACACTAGTGCTTTGGCCAAAGCACAGCTTTGCTGTTGTAATGCTAGTACTGATTGTGTAGTGTAGATGAACCCAGAAAGTGTCTGTGAAAGGGCATTAGAGAGGATGAGGCCAGAACAAACCCCCTCAGCATCAGGCACCATCTCTCATGGTAATTATACTTAGTGTTTGTGTATACTAGAAAGTTGTCTCACTTTAGCAGTACAACCCCTGAGACCTAACAGTTGTACTGGTGTAGGAGTGCTTGTAACAGTATAGCTATTCCCATAGGGGAAGAATATACAGGTAAGGCACCTTTACACCGGTCtaactgcatccacacaaggACTGTtattagaaatcacacccctaatcaaaagttatgccagtgtaacttaAATTTATTTTTGACTTCAGCTAAGGCTTAGTCTAgactaaagattaaaaaaaagtctggaTTTCCTTTTTAAACCCTTGAAAAAGCACAAACTTGATTGAAATTTGTGATGGAAAAGgtggttttttaaatgaaaaaacctGACAGTTTACAGAAATGTTCAAGATTTTACTGCAAACCAATGGGTTtggtcaccaaaaaaaaaaaaaaaagtacataacCATGTTAATTACATTACACTGATGGTGTACATTACAAGCCAGGCTGTAAGTTTAAATATACATCTAGAGTTTCAACTGAAtgtacagacttttttttttttttttacaatacatACAATgcaacaccccacccccaataatgcccactttacagatgacaattttaaaaaacaaacaaacaaacaaacaagaaataaaCCAACAGCTTTGACCAACTGCAGCTGGGGCATTTTGGTCCATAAAAACCTTTCTAAAAATAGAAACTTTTCATAGCAGCAATGCTTTCTTCAAGCATTTGGATATAATTAATTGTGAGCCCATTTCAATAATTTTAGTTAACTGtatatttacaaaacaaaaaatcaaattctACACTTAATTATCTTCCAAATATGGAAGAAACAAACAATGCCCCACATTGTAGTGTCCTGCAAGTGTCACACTGATGCTTTAAACTAAGTCCCTCTGTAGTATGCATATCACACTCATACCATTTGTTCACATAGTAAACCCACATAACTGAACTGCGAAACACTCTGCAACAGGAAACGTTTGGAGCTTAACTTGATCTCATCAGAAAAAAGGCACATTTCATAAAATCCTCGTCACATCCAGGTCTTGAGGCAAGGCTTTTCAGAACATTATTTCCAAACAGCAGGTTATTATTCCTACAATCTACCATAGCAGGCTATGGCAACAGTCACTTCTAATGTTCTTTCCCAAGGAGATAGCACCACTTTGGGGGAAGAACAAATCAAAATGCTTGTAAGCTTGTTTAGAGGAGTTATGTGCTGTtcaaaaaaaaaagcttccagCAAACAGTGTAGTTGAAATTAAGGCTGCAAAGCTGCCATGGTGGAGATGTGCAAATTCTGTTTCAAGATGACTGGTCAACTGGCAACTCAGCCAGAAGGCCAATATAATAATTGAACACcaagaagaaaggaaaacaaatgttCACAGGAAAGAATCCATGGATGGGGCATATGAAAAGCCCAGAAAGGCTTCAGCAGCTTCCTGGACGCTAGCAGTAATGAGGATACTGTCTGAAGATTGGCCAATGGAGTTGGGAACTGGCTCATCTGTAAACTCGGGGTCAAAGTGTCGCAGATCACTCGGACCACTctgtggaaaataaaaaaaacgaAAACGAGTGTTTAGTCCCCAATCTCCATTTTTCCATGATTTCACAGATCACTTCAAAATGTGAAAACTCTTGTAAAGGACTCAGTGTGTTATCACCTCAGACTCACTGTTTAACAGGCTTGGccaattttagattttttttttatttttttgcatctTGCTGCATATGGTCTCACTAAAAACAAGCTGATTCATTTTCAGTGTATTGCCCTCCAACTAGCTCCAtgcaataaaagcaaaacaaaataatcactcCACTCTCCTATACTGCAGTTTATGCAGTGGTGCCTTGGCAACTTGCAGTAGTAGACCACATTTAATCAAAAAGCTTTATCTAAATAACCAAGGTGTGCTTGTAGTTGTATACTGTAATTTGACAAAACAGAAATTCTGTTTTGGGGCAGTTATTTAATTTCTGTCTCttagtttccccatttataaaatcaGTAAGAACTGAGTTCACATGGGTGTGTTCGAGAATAACCAATGTTTATGTAGAGCCAATCTAAGTGCTAGATTTTACTATCCAACTATTTAAAAGGGATAAGGAGAAATATGATAGATTTTTAGTTAGAGCAAAAAAGTATAACTACAGTTTAGCCAGCTGCAGATGGCCTTTGGGCCACACCCTGATGTAAGGGGCAAAAAGCCCTCTCTACATTCTATAATTAGATGTGATACTTACCACATTTGGGTTAAAAGGAGGTGTAATCTTCTTATTAATGAGATCATCCCAGTTAATTGGGGAGAAGAAGATGTGATTCTTAATCTCCATCTGTTAAAGAAAAATTAGATTAATTCAGACAAGAGTAATTGAATAAGAGTGGTGTGATCTAATTATTCCTTATACCATACACAGGAACTACAAAGTTGTACTTACAAAGTCCTCCTTAGCACCAACTCTCTTTGTCCTATCCTTTTGTAACAGGCCTTCCAGAAGGTGTCTAGCAGAATTGGTAATATTTGGTTTCAATTGCAGGGGTTTGTTCAAGATATTGTCATACATTTCTGCTGTGTTCCTGCTGTAGAAGGGGGGCTGtgagaaagaaataaaaaggtaAATAAGTCTATAAGTGCTTAATAAAATTACACATCTATGCATTCTACTGTAATACCACAAGCTATTGTTATCTTAATGTCATGTGCTGCCCTTAATCCATACACAGAATTCTCAATGAGGATGAGGGCAGCAGAGGACATTGGTCAGGGTCATCTTAACTGAAGCCACAAGTGTAGGTAATAAGTCTGGAATGACTGAAGTATAAAAATGTTTTCCTGTAAGAACTACAGTAAGCTATATACGGGCAACTAAAATATCTGTTACTTACCAGTCCATAAAGCATCTCATACAAAACTGCTCCAAGGCACCACCAATCAACAGTCCTGTCGTAGGGCTGCTTATGAAGAACTTCAGGAGCAAGGTACTGTTAAATAGAAGAACCAGAACCATAATATTAGCCAGAGGCAGAAGAATCTTAAGACAGAAACTAAAACCACACCAAAGAAACCTATGTTCTTGAACTACAAGAAAAGCCTCCTAAGCCTATAGTTAAAATGTcatttatatatacacaacagCTAGCTTGAGAGCAGTTCCCATTGCATAGGGATCATTCTTCACCAGAAAGCTATCATTTTAAGGATCTTACTTTCTCCCACTTATCTATTCCATTGTAACTCTCCATCAGGTGTTCATATTTACTGTTGCTTCATCTACTTTTATCATACAGTTTATAGACAAACATTAACCATTTCAGAAATCAGAACTAAGCATACCTCAGGTGTGCCACAAAACGTGGAGGTAGTGCCATTGTGTTCTATGTTCTCTTTGCAGAGTCCAAAGTCAGTCAAGATAATATGCCCCTGAGAATCTAGCAAGATGTTCTCTGGCTTCAAGTCCCTGTAGCAACAGAATTAACAGAAATGTTAGTTCTTCTCGGTTAAAAAGTATTCTTAGTATTTTGAGA from Mauremys mutica isolate MM-2020 ecotype Southern chromosome 3, ASM2049712v1, whole genome shotgun sequence harbors:
- the SGK1 gene encoding serine/threonine-protein kinase Sgk1 isoform X2 — its product is MRGKEEKASLRAFMKQRRMGLNDFIQKIATSSYPCKHPEVQSILKISQPEEPEFMNANPSPPPSPSQQINLGPSSNPHATPSDFHFLKVIGKGSFGKVLLARHKAEEEFYAVKVLQKKAILKKKEEKHIMSERNVLLKNVKHPFLVGLHFSFQTADKLYFVLDYINGGELFYHLQRERCFLEPRARFYAAEIASALGYLHSLNIVYRDLKPENILLDSQGHIILTDFGLCKENIEHNGTTSTFCGTPEYLAPEVLHKQPYDRTVDWWCLGAVLYEMLYGLPPFYSRNTAEMYDNILNKPLQLKPNITNSARHLLEGLLQKDRTKRVGAKEDFMEIKNHIFFSPINWDDLINKKITPPFNPNVSGPSDLRHFDPEFTDEPVPNSIGQSSDSILITASVQEAAEAFLGFSYAPSMDSFL